CTATTTTAACACAGATtacaatacatttgcattgtaaatGCACTGTAAGCAAGTTGCTGCTGCCTCAATCTTTTTCgtgtattttaatattgttcAGAATGCTTGTAAACTGAACAagaatgcaattaaaataattgcTGCATGCCAATCAAGAAttgctttctcttttccttGCAGTAAAAGATGTCTCTTGTAACCAGAGAGGGAGTCTGTTGTTTCCAACAAAAGATTATTCTTGGAAGGAAATGTAGTTTATTTaggtttactatttttttacccATACAATATTACAATAAGATTTCATATTAAGTAATAATTGCAAATACAATAGAATCTACTGAATTGGTCTTTAAACAATTCTAGCCAAACTCAATTCATCGTTATGTTCTTCAGCTGTGGTCACAAACACATTCTATCATAGTATGTAAGCGTTCTTCGATCCTTTTCTTGTGCCAATAATACATCCAGTACCATGACCTTTGGTATTTATGCATGCAAAAGCCTCAAGCTAATTCAAGCCAAGCACCATGACAAACCTCGACACAATTAGAGAGTTTATTATGCCCTACGTTTTTTTCCACTCCATGATGAACCAGGCCACGATAGTTTGGGTACTTGTTCCTTACTCTGCAGTTTCACAAGACCATTAGAGAAACATAGCAATAGAACACAATAGTTTATTCACAACAACATAAATAAAGACGTAACTTTTACCTTGTTAACTAGTCTTTGTTTGACTTGTTTTTTAAGAATAAGGTTCCGAGcttgtttcttcttttcttctgccTTCATTTTGGAGAGACTGGGCCTGTATATGATGAGAGTTCGACCAATCTGACCAACAGCCACTGAACCAGTTGCTTCTTCCAACTGCTTCACCACATCATCTAACTCGCCTGGACAGGTCCTATGTATTTTAATCTGTAAAATATCATCCAGGTTGCAAGTAAGGATCcaagattttgaaaaacttgACACTTCTGCATTTTACAAGTTTACAAAGCAAAAGAGAAAACACAAGATGAAGACACAAATCACACAATAGTAGACATATTATGTGGGCTCAAAAAAATCACTATCTGCAGTCTACAATAGTGACTAGTTAAGATAAAATCCACCCAGACAAGTGAAAATCGCATTTTGTTTTCTAGGCGTGCAAAGTAACTGTGTGTTTGGTGTCTGGTTGGAAAATTGTTTATAATTGGTTTTGGATTGGTTTCACATTGGAGAAGAATTAAGAATTGATTCTGGATTAGAACAACTTTAAGTAACTTTTACGTTAGATCTAAAATTTTGTGCTGAATTTTACtcataacttaattttataataaaaacattccaACATAAATTGCAttactttaaaatcaattttaataaaaaccaattttgcaaaatttcattcaaaatcaatCCCTCCCGCCACTAGATATTTCAACCAACTTAAGTACAACACTGAAGTTTatgaaaatcattcaaataaaaatcacCCAATCAATGAAAGCTGTGCAAAATTACAAAGGTATAATCATTAATCAGCAATAACTAAAACTAAGAAACTAACATTTGCGGATAAAAAAACAAGCATGCAAGAACAACACAGCTACTACCATCAACTGGTTCAAAAGTCCAACCGTCCCAAATCACAACATAAAAGCATGTAAAATGGCAGTTACACATGTTTAACACAAGAAAGCTACATTGAGAAACGGTAAACCAATAAGACAAGCAATccaatagaaataattttttagaattggaAGCATAGCAAGTTATCAAATCACTAGCCTAAAACAAACACATCTACCGGGTTGCAACTCGCCATAAAAGTATAAAGTAAAAGTATCAAACAAGTTCCTTTTTCAATGTATTAGCAAAATTCATCAAACACATCCAATAAACATGGGACAGAGAAATGAACATAGTAATTGATTTGATTGATACCTTGAGAAGCTCGTTGGCTTCGAGGGTCTCAATGAAAGAGGTGGCAAGATTGGGCGTAACACCAGACTTTCCCACCAACTGGGTCTTGAGCTTATCCCCCAAACTGTGAGCATAAGACGCAAGCTCCTTCCTTTCTTTCACACTCAAACTCGGAACCTCCAACTTCACACTCTCTTTCCTCTTTCTCTCCAACGGTGAGCAAGTGGGACCCAATTGGGTATCTTCAAAATCTCTTCTTGGAGTCTCCAATTCATCATCATCGTCTGCAATCTCTTTTTCTTCCAATTCTTCACTATCTTGAGAAACGGTAAGGGAGGGGGAAGAGGAAGTAGAGAAGAGAGGTTTTCGAAGCGGTGGAACTTGGATATGCCGAAGGGGTGTAGATACAGCATAGGGGGAAGAAACAAGAAGAGGTTTGAGAAGAGAAATGAAAGAGGGTGATGATGATAATGGTTGTGAACGAAGAACAAACAATAGATGAGAAGATGCTGATACTACTGCCGCCATTTCAGTTTGGATGAATCGTGAGCCTAGTGTAGTGTATTTTGCCTAGGACACAGTAACATAGAGGGGATTAGGAAAAAGATATCAAAGCAGAAATACAAAATATTCAAGAGATAGATCTTATTTGCAAAACATCTACTAATTAAGGGTGTTTGGTCTAGTGGTATGATTCTCGCTTCGGGTGCGAGAGGTCGCGAGTTCGATTCTCGCAACACCCCCTCCCTActtgtaatttagtattttattattttacgtTGGGTTATCACTGTTATAGAACCCTTTTTCAGAACCCATGCTATTATGCTTAATTTTCAGTAGCTTATGTTATcatcattttacttttttattcctactcgtaaacaaaaaattaagtaaataattcaTGCTCCGACTGTTTAATtcttttatactattatttaatcacaaGTTATCGTATAATCTAGATTTGTTACttttatattaacaaataacaacCTTAAAAGtcaaagaataaatttaaattgattgcgatgtaaaatctttttatatttaagtgCATTAAATTATCGAATGcatctttaaatattaaaaaatataagacgaAGACTAATTTCacttttgaaaaatactttaaaataatttacacaaaaacaatttcttgacattaaaaaacattaaatttcatTAATATCGACATCAGTCATAATTCCTTACATGTTCATATAtgacaaatcaaataataaaaattaaaagggtaCAATGCATTTTCTCCcctcaaaatatcttgaattttgattttaatctttatataaatttaatatttttagtccctacatTTTAACAAgtgtttttagtttctaataaGATACTAAAACAAACTACGTCatctataattataataatgaaaCTCACCTTTGGACGTTGTTTTTACGTGTGTCAATTCCACCGTCATCTGACACAGAACCACTTTTTATAAACCATTAGTACAATATCCATGCGTACGCGCAGGTAGTGtctatacattttttatatcaattgataaacaatatatatgttaaatgagattaattaaaagtatatatttagAAGAAATATATAGTACTGAGTGGCTTTTTAAAAAGCAAATTATTGTTAGTGGTGTCAACTTGTACCATAAACGGAGATTCTCATGGGAACTGTCCTCTTTGGAGTCCGTAGACGAGGATTTTTTTTACTCAGTGGGTCAGGGATGGGGATAAATATTTCAGCGAGGACAGGAACAAGGATCATCCCCTCCCTCCTGCAAGTTCCTAGTTtgagaaaattacaaaattatctttatattttaagaaactCTAATGACTCAGTCTCCCCCAAAGTTTAAACCTTCAAATTACTCATTcacttcacttcacttctcGTCCAAAATCACGTCGCACCGCTCACTTTTCCCCACACCGCATCATCGCCACCCAGTCACGTCACTCCTCGCCATCGGTCGCCTCAGAGTGTAAATATTGGCTACTCTCTTCCTGCCAATAGATTTGTTTGCTACACATTGTCttcattgctttttttttttcctatagtTTTGCTTGATCATTTCAGAATtacattttacatttaaaagttttaatcttctattttctttgcCTAGTTGATTGCTCGGATTTTAGTTTTAAGTTCAAACCcatgtttgtttcatgttttgattatttggactttctttatttctttgaaagatcgtgGATGATATTACAATTTATGCCCGTGATCCATCATTGAAAATATATGATTTGGGGTTCAACTGTCTCCCTAATTGTTTCTTCTTTCCCTGGTtgttttttcttgtctttttttgtCATAAATTGATACTTGCAGCAGAATGATGAATGCAGTACACTGAAAACAAAAGTTAATGTTTAGTTTCCCATTCTATTTTATTAGTACTTATAATGAGATTATTAGTTATTCAACAAATATTCATTGTAACATGTAACTTAAAAGTTCTATTATATTTGACCATTACATGAATTCACAAATATTGAAAAATGTAATGATTATTTATCTGTTTTCACTAATAATTGACTAAAATATAGAACTAATTAGACCAATTCTCTTTGAATTATACCCAAAGATTTCCTTGTACATTCAAATTAACTTACATCTTGACTCCTAACTATGAATAAGTTAGATCCTATTCTTTAGACCaagttcttaaattattttcacgaaatagtataaataagatattttagttACTAAAAATCTAAACACTCTTGATCAATATGATTTTTAGTAATTCACTttgatcttatatatatatatatatatatatatatatatatatatatatatatatatatatatatgattttatctATTTCAATTTGATATTTATGATACTCTTATCCATAACacatatatttgaatttgttgTTGTCAAGGACATGGATGATAATAGTGAGATaatgaatatatattaatatattattagtttattgACTTGTAACATTAGAGGAGTACTGACTTGCTAGTTGTTGAATTAGAGGACTTTAGATTTGCTGGTTGTAGAATTAGAGGACTTAAAGACTTACTTGttcaaaatattacaaaaaaatatttgtagtttgaactatttgtattattattgaatattatatttgtattatttcaGATTAAACTTGTTATCCATGTTTgtttatttgagtttaattatttgaatttgaatattatGTTGGTGAGattttttaagtcttttttaaatttatttgtattagaatttaaaatttggagtttcttaaaagaaaaattggggTCCTGCAGGGACTGCCGGGACCCGTGGGAACGGGGACGGAAAAAAATTCCCAGCGGCAGGGTTTGGGGATGGGGACCAGGGGGTAGCTGGGGGCGGAGACGGGGAGCCAGGAAGTACTCCCCGCCAGGGACCAACGAGGAGATCGACGATTTGTACAATGCCAGGGACGTGGTGATGAAGAGGATGGTGAAGGACGAGTACTTCAACATGGATGATAAAAAGTGGGATGACATTGTTGAGGACGGGATCAAGCACAGTAGGGTTTAGGTGAGTTTGAGCACTTTGCTTGTGTTTAGTTTTATTACTAAATGTTTTTAGCATGGAAAATATGATAATCTTACTTTGCATTAATATGTTCATGTTCGTGGCAATTGCTCTAACACTACAGTATTACTTTGTTTATAAACATTCAAGTAGTAGAAATCTGCAAGGGGGAGGAAGAGGGATATATGATGACAAATTGTGGTGCTGTGAACTTTTTGGTGCATAGACTTCTTGTGGTTGTGCAAGGATTTTTTAGGCAACAGTCTTACCCTGATTtatattttgcatttcaatCAAGACATCTTAAACATGCATCAGATGCATTTTGACATTTTCTGCTCTTTGCTCGCAGTAATTTTGCTGCGCCATTAGTGGATGTGGTTAAAGATGGCTCCAAGAACAATGTACAACAGAGTCAACAAGAAGTTCATGGAATGCAGCCACAGCTACAGAAACAACATCAGAGTTCCCTTCGGCTGTCTCACAACAGCTACTTATTTTGGATCCTTTGAGAACCCTTCACTGTTGTAGATGTATTTTGTGCTTCCTCAAAACAGAATTACCCTGTGCCTCAAGTTGAATTGTGATTTATTTTCTGTCTAGCCAGTGACCATTATTTATAGCatccgtaaaaaaaaatattttctacatATCGAGTGTTAATTGAATATGAATATTATGAGACTGCAGTTCACAtgccatttttttataatctgtGGCTGCATATTTTCAATTTGTAGTACAGGGTGCTATATTTTATACATTTGTTCACTATcacttattttgttattaagttTTGTGATTTATTAGATTCATTTGTACTATTTGGGTTGTAGCTCTATGTTTGAGCTTTGGAGAAATACAACAGACATCCcccctttcctctttttttacctttagcTGATGGTGATAACAATGATTTGACATTAGCCCTTTTATGAATTACAAAAATGCATTTGTCATGCCCCTCACACTAATTATGGCATCATGAGACGGAAGAGAATTtgtgctgatttttttttcgcATGCATCCTTTATGTGATCTTGTGACTGGTTGCATCCTATATTATCTTATTGATTTTGTTCATTAAGAGCTTTTCAATACATTCTCTTCAAGCTTGATTAATGATTCCATCaatctataattataataatggaTTATTGACACAACAATTGGTATACTGACTTTGAAATGGTTTTACTTTTAACCATGATGATATATTTCTATATGGAATTGATAGATTCTACACTGTCGAGTCTTGCTAACTGCTGTGAAAAAGGTTCTTTAAGCAAGCTTATAATTAAAAGTGTGAGAAATGGTCTCAATTTTGTAAAGGGAGATCATAGAAATAGACTGAATGAATGTTACTCTGATGTGGTTACAGGTTTGTTAAGATATATATGCTATGTTTAACACaatcattctttttttctttttcttttttttcctgtgtTTACAACTAAGACACAGATTGTAAAAAATAAGTGCATGGGTATCCGATAATTCTCTGCATTTTATATCTTCTTTTATAGAAGTAAGCATATATAACATCATGGGAAGGGGTCTATTCGATGCTAAACCTGGTGCAAGTAAAACACATACATAAGCGCACGATTGCGGAAAgatttataattgaaataaagctACGGTGTAAAACTAAGTAATGCAACtatgatttttaatagaaatttgtaaatcagttttgttAAGAAACCTAACAgttaaaatttatcttataatttttttccaaaagatagaaataacatgtaaaatataaaatataatttttttaagcaaacttatacttaattttatgggaagaatttttttttagtaaagatagaaattatgtattaaaatataaaatatgaagatgattttttaagataaataagaaaatttatacttaatttACAGGAagaaatttcttaattaaagatagaaattgtatattaaaatataaaatatcaagagatttttttaaaaggcaagtaagaaaatatttacttaatttacATGAAAGAAcctcttttattaaatataaaatataaaatatgaaggtgtttttttaaaagtaagtaAGTAAGAAAATGTATACTTAGTTTATATGTAAAGGAACTTtttaactaaaagataaaaattatttataaaatataaaatataaagatgatttttttaaagcaagtaaaaatatatatacctaatttaatttatggaGAGTAACTTTTTTAACTAaacatagaaattaaatataaactatcaagaatatttttttacttaatccTCCTATTTATCATGGTAAAGAGATTCTTATTAATCTTAAATTTGCCCGAAAGGTATGTAAGGAcgaactaaaaattattttcactaaAGATCGAACTTGAATACTATCTGAAAGATAACTTTTTTAaagcaaataataaaatttatacttaatttaaggggagtaatttttttattaaagataaaaattaaatataaaatataaagataattttttaaaagtaaacaagaaaatcTATACTTGATTTATGGggagatattattttataataaagatagaaattatatatttgaaaatcaaacagtaaaaattaaaaccaaagagTAAACCAATTCAAGAAAAATATGATCAAAGGTGGAGTCCAAGTAAACTTTTAGAGTAAGCTAATTcaagaattatatatatttttattgtatgaaaggattgaaaaacaaatcagttTTATAAACTTATTACTAAGGACTCTCTTAATATGTAATTTTCAaagtattgttttttaaaaagaaaaaaatagatctATCCGTCATGGTTATTGGTCAAGTAATGAAGTAATCATTCGAAGTGGTGAGACTGTACAtgtcttacaaaaaaaaatcaaatttattttacattttttgtaacttgtctcattttttttattcttttattatttattttcttaaacaaaTGTTTTAATAACAAATTACTATTTTTACCCGGGTAATTTTAAAGTTtatcttataaatttaatataaaatacattttttgtaAAGCAAGAAAACTTATACTcaattttaggaaaaaaaacatttttttactaaagatataaattatatattaaaatataaaatatgaagatgatttttttaagataagtaaaaaaaaattatacttaatttacgggatgaattttttatatttcagatagaaattatatatattttttattattcagaaaaaatagaaatcatatttaaaatataaaactgtgaagatggttttttaaaaagtaagtaagaaaatttatagttaatttatggggagaatttttttttttagtaagataaaaattatatatttgaaaatttatacttaatttACAATGGAGGAACTATTTATTACTAAAGATAcaacttatatatttttgttattaatcagaaaaatataaattatatttaaaatataaaatatgaagatgattttttctaaaattgagtaagaaaatttatatttaatttatggggattattttttagtaatgataaaaaaattgtatatatgtatatatcagttagataaaataaaattatatttaattatatatttgctaagatagaaattattatatataatatatgaagtGGAATTTAGAGTTTTCTTGAAAGTTAAAATATGAAGCaagaaaatgtaattttactccataataatttattaatcatTGACATTATTCAAAATGGAGATGAATAATTTAATGAAGATATAAAGTGAAATTTAgacttttcttaaaatataaattatataaacataGCAGATGGGGTGaactatttcaataaaaaaaaaaacaaataagagaAATTATACTCAATTCACGGGATGAAATTTTCTACtaaagattttttattaaaattaaaatttcttcaatctaattaatatatatgtaattacataaaaaagtaatttaaatcaatgaaattatgattatttactTCTCTATGAAAAATTAgactgaaaaaattaaatttaagaaaataattatttatttcttatttaaaccACCTTAAACACAAACATTATTAACTTTTCtgatatctaatttttttatagtcttaaaatttaattttctatatagAAAAAGATAGTATattatagtttttatatttttaattgttgttgtaataatttaatataattatatataaaatataacacacgaagatttttcttttctcatgaaTGCaagtaagaatttttttacttaattcacgggaataaacaatttatttagaattatattaataattataatacataTCTATAATTAGATATTTCTTTTGATACTCTTCTCTTATATGTTTTTAGACATTATTTTTTCAGCCTAAGTTGTCTCAAATTTATACATCTAATCTCTTGAAcacattttattgtatttttttttatacagggAAATATGTGCGTTAAGGATATGTGGATTAATGTACAACAAATTTTGAAAGTTAATTGACTTCACGAAGAAGGTAGACATATATTGTGTATTGTATACAAATATTTTCatgaacataataaataaatacaaaatttgaatattattttttgatttgttGTCCATCTATTAGATAGTTTTTAGacaaattttgtttgtttgtttaatttagtAAATTTGATTTGTTCTCCAACTTATTTATTCTACAAGTTATcaggatattatttttttataaaatatttatattcataataattcttatataatatttataaaaaaaccgtGGATTCCACGGCTCCAAAAACTAGTTTTCAATAAATGTAAGgaataaaaccaaattttaagatattttgaaGGACAAGTGTGCAAATCTTTTTAACTAAACTAATTACTAAAAAGGAACATACTCTAGTTCTTCACAAAGCGCGTCTTCATATGAATGACAACTATTTGCAGCAATGATATCTACAGGTAAAATTTGTAACCAATAGAAAATGAATGAATGGTATTCACAAATAATGTACACGAATATTTTTCCTACAATTTATTCACCAAGGTGTGGATGGATATCAAAATACCCATACTCGCAAGTAtccattattatatattattgtaaaattactgaaatattactatttaaatataagtcaataagaaaattcttacttttgttttttctttttaccaaaatttttacttttgttagtTTCTCTTTattgttaagttatttttacttattagtTAACGAAAAAAATATTGCTTTTTTAATTTCCGAACCTTAACAgttgaaactattttttataaaataaattaccgtaataattaaaaagtatagttaaga
The nucleotide sequence above comes from Glycine soja cultivar W05 chromosome 11, ASM419377v2, whole genome shotgun sequence. Encoded proteins:
- the LOC114375941 gene encoding uncharacterized protein LOC114375941, translated to MAAVVSASSHLLFVLRSQPLSSSPSFISLLKPLLVSSPYAVSTPLRHIQVPPLRKPLFSTSSSPSLTVSQDSEELEEKEIADDDDELETPRRDFEDTQLGPTCSPLERKRKESVKLEVPSLSVKERKELASYAHSLGDKLKTQLVGKSGVTPNLATSFIETLEANELLKIKIHRTCPGELDDVVKQLEEATGSVAVGQIGRTLIIYRPSLSKMKAEEKKKQARNLILKKQVKQRLVNKSKEQVPKLSWPGSSWSGKKRRA